Proteins encoded together in one Undibacterium sp. CCC3.4 window:
- a CDS encoding DUF1304 domain-containing protein — MLLLANIVVALLAILHVYILILEMFLWEKPAGLRAFRQTPASAAASKVLAANQGLYNGFLAAGLVWSLLAQSGGQDIKVFFLGCVLVAGLYGAATVGRKILFVQAIPALTGLALLLAA, encoded by the coding sequence ATGCTGTTACTTGCCAATATTGTGGTCGCCTTGCTGGCGATCTTGCACGTCTATATTCTGATCTTGGAAATGTTCCTGTGGGAAAAGCCGGCCGGTTTGCGCGCATTCCGTCAAACGCCGGCGTCCGCGGCAGCGAGCAAGGTCTTGGCTGCCAATCAGGGTTTGTATAATGGTTTTCTGGCAGCCGGCTTGGTCTGGAGCTTGCTGGCACAATCAGGCGGGCAAGACATCAAGGTATTTTTTCTTGGCTGCGTGTTGGTGGCCGGTTTGTATGGCGCGGCCACAGTTGGACGTAAAATTCTTTTCGTTCAAGCCATCCCGGCGCTGACCGGTCTGGCCTTGTTGCTGGCAGCCTGA
- the aroE gene encoding shikimate dehydrogenase, whose translation MDQYVVIGHPVSHSKSPAIHAAFARQTGQDLTYQTLQAPLDGFAASVAQLRARGVKGANVTVPFKLEACALADQLTARAAAAGAVNTLSFSPAGVVGDNTDGVGLVTDIVANAGIVITGKRILLLGAGGAARGALLPLLAQGPAQLVIANRRLATAQELLQLAQQFSPGSALEARQLDNLEGRFDLIINATSASLNGSMPTLAASLFAGAELAYDMMYAAVPSAFLCFASQCGVPARDGLGMLVEQAAEAFLLWRGVRPQTAAVLAQMRAELNRTVAA comes from the coding sequence ATTGATCAATATGTCGTCATCGGTCATCCTGTCAGCCACAGCAAATCACCGGCGATCCACGCTGCGTTCGCGCGCCAAACCGGGCAAGATTTGACTTATCAGACCCTACAGGCACCACTCGATGGTTTTGCCGCCAGCGTCGCGCAATTACGCGCGCGCGGCGTCAAAGGTGCCAATGTTACGGTACCGTTTAAACTCGAAGCCTGCGCCTTGGCCGATCAACTGACGGCGCGCGCCGCCGCCGCCGGCGCCGTCAATACCCTCAGTTTCAGCCCAGCCGGCGTGGTCGGCGATAATACCGACGGGGTCGGTTTGGTAACCGATATCGTCGCCAATGCAGGCATCGTTATCACCGGCAAACGTATCTTATTACTCGGCGCTGGTGGCGCCGCGCGCGGCGCGCTGCTGCCGCTGTTGGCGCAAGGCCCGGCGCAGTTGGTGATCGCCAATCGCAGGCTGGCCACCGCCCAAGAACTACTGCAATTGGCGCAGCAATTTTCTCCCGGCAGCGCGCTTGAAGCGCGCCAACTCGATAATCTCGAGGGCCGCTTTGACCTCATCATCAACGCTACCTCGGCCAGTCTCAACGGCAGCATGCCGACGCTGGCCGCGAGCTTGTTTGCCGGTGCCGAACTGGCTTACGACATGATGTACGCTGCCGTACCGAGCGCCTTTTTATGCTTTGCTAGCCAGTGTGGCGTACCGGCGCGCGATGGCTTGGGCATGCTGGTCGAACAAGCGGCCGAAGCCTTCTTGTTGTGGCGCGGAGTAAGGCCGCAGACGGCGGCGGTACTGGCGCAGATGCGGGCCGAATTGAACCGCACGGTGGCCGCATGA
- a CDS encoding diguanylate cyclase, with amino-acid sequence MPALSLSHYNLRGTPQQLLELAQFYQRYVGLQDGPRPPLSNAGYWLYAGDQAVLHLSPNRAGESRQSALKSSFDHTAFHCSERAAMCARLSQDGIVWRAAEIAASPGFATQWQVFFSDPLGNGIELNFAADD; translated from the coding sequence ATGCCAGCATTGTCATTGAGTCACTACAACTTACGCGGCACACCGCAGCAATTGCTCGAACTGGCGCAGTTTTACCAGCGCTATGTCGGCTTACAAGATGGTCCACGGCCACCACTGAGCAACGCCGGTTACTGGCTCTACGCCGGCGACCAAGCGGTGCTGCACTTGTCGCCCAATCGCGCCGGCGAAAGCCGTCAGAGTGCTCTCAAAAGCAGCTTCGACCATACGGCATTTCATTGCAGCGAGCGTGCCGCCATGTGCGCGCGTCTGAGCCAAGATGGCATCGTTTGGCGCGCTGCTGAAATCGCCGCCAGCCCAGGCTTTGCGACGCAATGGCAAGTGTTTTTCAGCGACCCGCTGGGCAATGGCATCGAACTCAATTTTGCTGCCGACGACTGA
- a CDS encoding TIGR00730 family Rossman fold protein codes for MSENRKSVTRLRQIIDKDKATALKARESWHMFTIMAEFIDSAERLSNIRPAVSIFGSARISPESGYYQSCVELARRLSDEGFAVISGGGPGIMEAANKGAFDGPSPSVGLNIELPHEQRSNPWQNISLTFRHFFARKVAFVKYADAYVVFPGGFGTMDEFSEVLTLIQTGKTRRIPVILVGTTFWGGYLEWLKDQMVGNGMIAAADLDLVQLIDEPVNIIEAIFAFYEARELEPSDDERARMLYL; via the coding sequence ATGAGTGAAAACAGAAAAAGTGTGACAAGGTTGCGCCAAATTATCGATAAAGATAAGGCGACGGCCTTAAAGGCGCGCGAATCGTGGCATATGTTCACGATTATGGCAGAATTTATCGACTCCGCCGAACGGCTTTCTAACATCCGTCCAGCGGTGAGCATCTTCGGCTCGGCCCGCATCTCGCCTGAGAGCGGCTATTATCAAAGCTGTGTCGAGCTGGCGCGTCGGCTTTCGGATGAAGGCTTTGCCGTCATTTCCGGCGGCGGTCCTGGCATTATGGAAGCGGCCAACAAGGGCGCTTTCGACGGTCCCTCGCCCTCGGTCGGGCTCAATATCGAATTGCCGCATGAACAGCGCAGCAACCCATGGCAAAACATCAGCCTGACATTTCGCCATTTCTTTGCTCGTAAAGTCGCCTTCGTCAAATACGCCGACGCCTATGTGGTCTTTCCCGGCGGTTTCGGTACCATGGATGAGTTCAGCGAAGTGCTGACCTTGATACAAACCGGTAAAACTCGCCGCATTCCAGTGATCTTGGTTGGTACCACGTTCTGGGGCGGCTACTTGGAATGGTTGAAAGACCAGATGGTCGGCAATGGCATGATCGCCGCCGCCGACCTCGATCTGGTACAACTGATCGATGAGCCGGTCAACATCATCGAAGCCATCTTTGCATTTTACGAAGCACGCGAGCTCGAACCGTCTGATGACGAACGTGCACGCATGCTCTACTTGTGA
- the mtgA gene encoding monofunctional biosynthetic peptidoglycan transglycosylase, whose protein sequence is MKFLRRCVFWLIGVPLLLVLLLQVYFLVQIAWWVNFNPSSTSFMRQQLSVLQEKNPAATLQHKWVPYKRISDRLKHAVIASEDDSFVDHEGVDWEALQKAYEKNQKKGKVVSGGSTITQQLAKNLFLSGQRSYLRKGQELIITYMLEMCMSKQRILEIYLNVVEWGVGVFGAEAASQHYYGINAASLSSTQAARLAVMLPKPRYFDKNQGSGYLQRRTEIIVRRINNAEIP, encoded by the coding sequence ATGAAGTTTTTGCGGCGCTGTGTGTTTTGGCTGATCGGCGTGCCCCTGCTGCTGGTCCTGCTGTTGCAAGTATATTTTCTGGTGCAGATCGCTTGGTGGGTCAACTTCAATCCATCCTCCACCAGCTTCATGCGCCAGCAGCTCAGCGTCCTGCAGGAAAAAAATCCGGCCGCCACGCTGCAGCATAAATGGGTACCTTACAAGCGGATTTCCGACCGCCTCAAGCATGCCGTTATCGCTTCTGAAGACGATAGTTTTGTCGATCATGAAGGCGTGGATTGGGAAGCCTTACAAAAAGCGTATGAAAAAAACCAGAAAAAAGGTAAAGTCGTCTCCGGCGGTTCAACCATCACGCAGCAGTTGGCGAAAAATTTATTCTTATCCGGTCAGCGCAGCTACTTGCGCAAGGGGCAGGAATTGATCATCACCTACATGCTCGAAATGTGCATGAGTAAGCAGCGCATCTTGGAAATTTATCTCAATGTGGTGGAATGGGGTGTCGGGGTTTTTGGTGCGGAAGCCGCCTCACAACATTATTACGGTATCAATGCTGCCTCACTGAGCTCGACCCAAGCCGCGCGCTTGGCCGTGATGCTGCCGAAACCGCGCTATTTTGATAAAAATCAGGGCTCGGGCTATCTGCAAAGACGCACTGAGATCATTGTTCGACGAATTAATAATGCGGAAATCCCATGA
- a CDS encoding IS3 family transposase (programmed frameshift), whose translation MSENKRKIFSGAQKAKVAVEAIKGEKTINQIAQEFGVHPTQVSQWKKELLENAGSLFEGKRGPKPASTQNDPDRLYAKIGQLNMELDWLKKKFRDQPVTERLQWVEPLSALSIATQCRLVSVTRSVVYDKKKRLQEEINPFDSLLLQLLDEEYTRHPFYGTRRMTHYLRDCGHAVNRKRVQRLMQQLGLAGMAPGPNTSKAHPQNKIYPYLLRGIDVTRPNMVWSTDITFIRLPRGFVYLVAIVDWYSRKVLSWRLSNTMDAGFCVDCLEEAIKWYGTPEIFNTDQGAQFTSQAFTGLLLRNGIKISMDGRGRALDNIFVERLWRSVKYEEVYLKKHESMPELVIGLANYFMFYNAERKHQSLGYQTPETVYGSGVGGGAKIVNKFGTELPDSKKLEKKSTVVM comes from the exons ATGAGTGAAAATAAGAGAAAAATATTTAGCGGCGCACAAAAAGCCAAGGTAGCAGTTGAGGCAATCAAAGGCGAAAAGACGATCAATCAGATCGCCCAAGAGTTCGGGGTGCATCCGACGCAGGTTAGCCAGTGGAAGAAAGAATTACTGGAAAATGCAGGCAGTCTGTTTGAAGGTAAGCGCGGTCCGAAACCGGCCAGCACACAGAACGACCCAGACCGTCTCTATGCCAAAATTGGGCAACTGAATATGGAACTCGATTGGCTTAAAAAAAAGT TCAGGGATCAGCCTGTAACGGAACGATTGCAGTGGGTAGAGCCGCTCTCTGCCCTTTCAATCGCCACACAATGCCGTCTCGTTTCAGTCACGCGCTCGGTCGTGTACGACAAGAAAAAGCGCTTGCAAGAAGAGATCAATCCGTTTGATAGTTTGCTGTTGCAATTGCTTGACGAGGAATACACCAGACATCCATTTTACGGCACGCGACGCATGACGCATTACTTGCGAGACTGTGGCCATGCAGTGAACCGCAAGCGCGTACAGAGGCTGATGCAGCAACTGGGATTGGCAGGTATGGCCCCAGGCCCCAACACCAGTAAAGCGCATCCGCAGAACAAGATTTACCCGTACTTACTGAGAGGTATCGATGTCACTCGACCAAATATGGTCTGGAGTACAGACATCACATTCATCAGGCTGCCGCGGGGTTTTGTGTATCTGGTGGCGATCGTTGACTGGTATAGCCGGAAGGTGCTGTCTTGGCGGTTGTCGAACACGATGGATGCGGGGTTTTGCGTGGACTGCTTGGAAGAAGCCATAAAATGGTATGGAACGCCGGAGATTTTTAATACCGATCAGGGTGCGCAGTTTACCAGCCAGGCCTTTACTGGGCTGCTGCTTAGAAACGGCATCAAAATCAGTATGGACGGTCGCGGTCGGGCGTTGGATAATATTTTTGTTGAGCGTCTATGGCGCAGTGTGAAATATGAAGAAGTGTATTTGAAAAAGCATGAAAGTATGCCGGAGTTGGTGATCGGCTTGGCGAACTATTTTATGTTCTACAACGCTGAACGTAAACATCAATCATTGGGTTATCAAACGCCGGAAACCGTGTATGGCTCAGGCGTGGGCGGCGGTGCCAAGATCGTAAACAAATTTGGTACTGAACTGCCTGATTCAAAAAAGCTAGAAAAGAAAAGCACGGTAGTGATGTAG
- a CDS encoding thioesterase family protein, protein MARLTLHFPEDQFYYTTQLTVRVTDINGANHLGNDSMISMISEARARFLYDFGIRETGLDGIGIIVTDLATTYKAEAHARDQLQFEVGVMDFNRYGGDITFRITRPADGALIAMAKSGFVFFNYAKAAVMAMPPIFSDKFSRVNHID, encoded by the coding sequence ATGGCACGCCTGACACTACATTTTCCGGAAGACCAGTTTTATTACACGACCCAATTAACCGTGCGGGTAACCGATATCAACGGTGCTAATCACCTCGGCAACGACTCGATGATTTCCATGATTTCTGAAGCGCGCGCGCGCTTTCTGTATGACTTCGGCATACGCGAAACTGGTCTCGATGGCATCGGCATCATCGTCACCGATCTGGCCACGACATATAAGGCAGAAGCCCACGCGCGTGACCAGTTACAGTTTGAAGTGGGCGTGATGGATTTCAACCGCTACGGCGGCGACATCACGTTTCGCATCACGCGACCGGCCGATGGTGCCCTGATTGCGATGGCAAAATCTGGCTTTGTGTTTTTTAATTATGCTAAAGCGGCAGTGATGGCCATGCCGCCCATATTCAGTGACAAATTTTCCCGCGTCAATCACATCGACTGA
- a CDS encoding BrnA antitoxin family protein, with protein sequence MTRRNKPAIDPEMLEFEAALLRSIDDGLRGEGRKTRPEQIEVRRRGRPVGSVKLAPKVATTIRFDQDVLVALKASGRGWQTRVNEAMREWLVLHSET encoded by the coding sequence ATGACAAGACGAAATAAGCCAGCGATCGATCCGGAAATGCTCGAATTCGAGGCAGCTTTGCTGCGGAGCATTGATGACGGGCTACGAGGGGAGGGGCGAAAAACCAGGCCGGAGCAAATTGAGGTTCGGCGGCGTGGTCGTCCAGTCGGCAGTGTGAAGCTTGCGCCCAAAGTGGCGACAACGATCCGCTTTGACCAAGACGTGCTGGTAGCCTTGAAGGCTAGCGGGCGCGGCTGGCAGACTCGTGTAAACGAGGCCATGCGCGAGTGGCTGGTTTTACATTCTGAGACTTAA
- a CDS encoding TonB family protein, whose product MRFKFIHDHLILSIAVAISVALHAAAMLVHFVAPPPAESRAVDPGLEVILVNAKHDKKPLKAEALAQADLDGGGAHDSGRSKSPLPDMQRSEDGDNVRVATRRIQELEQQQQQLLAQTQRRENFRLPQQEKRRLDDSHTPSQGSDDRDTSKALARMAAEISQTIEDQNKRPRKTFITPSTQKVGYAMYYKELQKRVEDFGTVHFPQKDGKKLYGELIIYIPIFQDGSIYEKDGGPRVEKSSGNPALDKAALRIVRHAAPFGKFPQNMRSNDKDDLWVVITRFKFTREQQLETELRGGNK is encoded by the coding sequence ATGCGCTTCAAATTCATTCATGATCATTTGATATTGAGTATTGCGGTCGCCATTTCGGTGGCACTGCATGCCGCTGCCATGTTGGTACATTTTGTCGCGCCACCACCGGCCGAAAGCCGCGCCGTCGATCCCGGCCTCGAAGTCATTCTGGTCAATGCCAAACATGATAAAAAACCGCTCAAGGCCGAGGCGCTGGCACAAGCTGACCTTGATGGTGGTGGGGCGCATGACAGCGGGCGTAGCAAATCACCGCTACCCGACATGCAACGCAGCGAAGATGGTGATAACGTGCGCGTGGCCACCCGTCGTATCCAAGAACTCGAACAGCAACAGCAGCAATTACTCGCGCAAACCCAGCGGCGCGAAAATTTCCGCCTGCCGCAACAAGAAAAACGCCGCCTCGACGACAGCCACACGCCTAGCCAAGGCAGTGACGATCGCGATACCAGTAAAGCGCTGGCACGCATGGCGGCGGAAATCTCGCAAACGATCGAAGATCAAAACAAACGGCCACGCAAAACATTCATTACACCGAGCACGCAAAAAGTCGGTTACGCCATGTATTACAAAGAATTACAAAAGCGCGTGGAAGATTTCGGCACCGTGCATTTTCCGCAAAAAGACGGTAAAAAATTGTATGGCGAACTGATCATTTATATCCCCATCTTCCAAGATGGCAGCATCTATGAAAAAGATGGCGGCCCGCGAGTAGAAAAATCCTCCGGCAACCCAGCCCTCGACAAAGCGGCACTGCGCATCGTCCGGCATGCCGCACCATTTGGCAAATTTCCGCAGAATATGCGCTCTAACGATAAAGATGACTTATGGGTCGTGATCACACGTTTCAAATTTACCCGCGAACAGCAACTCGAAACCGAACTGCGGGGAGGAAATAAGTGA
- a CDS encoding PIN domain-containing protein yields MNSDDYINVSDLLSSYFGNEPPFQKENNKKSEFPDAIALKTLENWALDEDTEIVVVSRDGDWISYCEISDRLHHVKELATALALFQTPDEAVQHMIKGLRRDLNDGNSKIFLRIEEEIKDFEWSEAVISDVYSQFEYEEDEFYVELNKCTFEDVPNAIKVTDIDQEGVSVIFSLQVQGTFIGSYSFQKWDGIDKEYISMGNGLVTDNFDESVSIVLRIPNKSNEVDDIELEIEPNTLHFEFGEIEPDWMSGRDNVD; encoded by the coding sequence TTGAACTCCGATGACTATATTAATGTCAGTGACCTTCTCAGTAGTTACTTTGGTAATGAACCCCCGTTTCAGAAGGAAAATAACAAAAAATCTGAGTTTCCAGACGCAATTGCGTTAAAGACCCTTGAAAATTGGGCGTTAGATGAGGATACCGAAATAGTTGTTGTATCCAGAGACGGTGATTGGATATCGTATTGTGAAATATCCGATAGGTTGCATCATGTAAAAGAACTTGCAACTGCGCTTGCACTTTTTCAAACACCGGACGAGGCCGTCCAACATATGATTAAGGGTCTGCGACGAGACTTAAATGATGGAAACTCGAAAATTTTCTTAAGGATTGAAGAGGAAATTAAAGACTTCGAATGGAGCGAAGCTGTTATCAGTGATGTTTATTCACAATTTGAATATGAAGAAGATGAGTTTTATGTTGAGTTGAATAAATGTACATTTGAAGATGTGCCAAATGCCATTAAAGTTACTGATATTGATCAGGAGGGAGTCTCTGTAATTTTTAGTCTCCAAGTGCAAGGTACATTTATTGGAAGTTATTCATTTCAGAAATGGGATGGAATTGATAAAGAATATATTTCTATGGGAAACGGTCTAGTCACGGATAATTTCGATGAATCGGTTTCTATTGTTTTGCGTATTCCTAACAAATCAAATGAAGTAGATGATATTGAGCTTGAAATAGAACCAAATACATTGCATTTTGAATTTGGTGAGATAGAACCTGATTGGATGAGTGGACGAGATAATGTTGATTAA
- a CDS encoding transcriptional regulator, whose amino-acid sequence MSTHEKRALFSKRLEVALRRSPEPVRGATELALRFNLRYKGESISPQTAHKWLTGRAIPRSDKLHTIAIWLGVEEHWLHYGPPPSALDESKKIELLPPTPEMIILAQKIQALPAHQRYLIEDLIVQLRRD is encoded by the coding sequence ATGTCTACCCATGAAAAAAGAGCACTGTTTTCCAAGCGTCTCGAGGTGGCTTTGCGACGCAGTCCAGAGCCAGTCCGAGGCGCGACCGAACTCGCTTTGCGTTTTAATTTACGCTACAAAGGCGAATCGATTTCCCCCCAGACCGCGCACAAATGGCTGACCGGTAGGGCGATTCCGCGCAGTGACAAATTGCACACCATCGCCATCTGGCTAGGGGTAGAAGAGCACTGGCTACACTATGGCCCACCACCTTCTGCTTTAGATGAAAGCAAGAAAATCGAACTCTTGCCACCTACCCCTGAAATGATCATTCTGGCGCAAAAAATCCAAGCCCTGCCGGCGCATCAGCGTTATTTGATCGAAGATTTGATCGTCCAGCTACGGCGCGATTGA
- the polA gene encoding DNA polymerase I: MQNTLLLVDGSSYLYRAFHAMPDLRNPQGEPTGAIYGMINMLRRLRSDYPAAYMACVFDAKGKTFRDDLYPEYKAQRAPMPDDLRLQIEPIHAAVTAMGWPILMVEGVEADDVIGTLCVAASELGMKTVVSTGDKDLAQLVNANVTLINTMSNETLDEAAVLSKFGVPPNRIIDYLSLIGDTVDNVPGVSKCGPKTAVKWLAEYDSLEGVIAHASAIKGVVGDHLRAALEWLPQARALITVKTDCDLSAHYASIPASLTAQPESKEAMLAFFSRYGFKSWLRELSGDATAGATPLNPAAAGNTPVQAGLFAEAAAGATLPTAIKNYETILTEAALDAWIVRIRAAKLTAVDTETTSLEPMTAQLVGISLCCEVGHAAYIPVAHQYADAPTQLSRALVLEKLRPWLEDAGAAKLGQNLKYDSHIFANHGILLRGIAHDTLLQSYVFESHKAHDMDSLALRHLGKKTISFAEVCGKGAAQICFDQVEIGRATEYAAEDADITLQLHLAMWPEIEPDPKLLRVYRTIELPTSVVLQKIERNGVLISKELLATQSNELGKRLLELEQRAYELAEQPFNLNSPKQLGEIFFGKLGLPVVKKTPSGAPSTDEEVLQKLAEDYPLPKVLLEYRGLAKLKSTYTDKLPKMLNLATGRVHTNYAQAVAVTGRLASNDPNLQNIPVRSAEGRRIREAFIAAPGHVLVSADYSQIELRIMAHISGDASLLAAFANGEDIHRATAAEIFGVALAEVSSEQRRYAKVINFGLIYGMSAFGLAGNLGIERAAAQSYIDKYFQRYPGVAQYMADTRVKAKAHGYVETVFGRRLWLAEINSANGPRRQGAERAAINAPMQGTAADLIKLAMIAVQDWLERDGLHSKMIMQVHDELVLEVPQAELELVQRKLPELMAGAASLDVPLLAEVGVGNNWEEAH, translated from the coding sequence ATGCAAAATACCTTGTTGTTAGTCGATGGCTCGAGCTATCTGTACCGCGCCTTTCATGCCATGCCTGACCTGCGCAATCCGCAGGGCGAGCCGACCGGTGCCATTTACGGCATGATCAATATGTTGCGGCGTCTGCGCAGCGATTATCCGGCAGCATACATGGCTTGTGTATTTGATGCAAAAGGGAAGACTTTCCGTGATGACCTGTACCCAGAGTACAAGGCGCAACGCGCACCTATGCCGGACGATTTACGTTTGCAAATAGAACCGATTCATGCCGCCGTCACGGCCATGGGTTGGCCGATCCTGATGGTCGAAGGGGTGGAGGCCGATGATGTGATCGGCACCCTGTGTGTGGCTGCCAGTGAACTCGGCATGAAAACGGTGGTATCGACCGGGGATAAGGATTTGGCTCAGTTGGTCAATGCGAATGTCACGCTGATTAATACCATGAGCAATGAAACGCTCGATGAAGCCGCCGTATTGAGCAAATTCGGCGTGCCGCCGAATCGCATCATCGATTACCTCAGCCTGATCGGCGACACCGTCGATAATGTCCCGGGGGTGAGCAAGTGCGGCCCGAAAACGGCCGTCAAGTGGCTGGCCGAGTATGACAGCCTCGAGGGTGTGATCGCCCATGCCAGTGCCATCAAGGGCGTGGTCGGCGACCATCTGCGCGCCGCGCTCGAGTGGTTGCCGCAAGCACGTGCGCTCATCACCGTAAAGACCGATTGCGACCTCAGCGCCCACTATGCCTCAATTCCAGCCAGCCTGACGGCGCAGCCGGAAAGTAAGGAAGCCATGCTGGCTTTTTTCAGCCGCTATGGTTTCAAATCGTGGTTACGTGAATTGAGTGGTGACGCCACGGCCGGTGCCACTCCGCTCAATCCGGCGGCGGCCGGTAATACACCGGTACAGGCCGGCTTGTTTGCCGAAGCGGCTGCCGGTGCGACGCTGCCGACAGCAATAAAAAATTATGAAACTATTTTGACCGAGGCGGCGCTCGATGCCTGGATCGTGCGCATTCGTGCCGCCAAGCTGACGGCCGTCGATACCGAAACCACTTCGCTCGAACCGATGACGGCACAATTGGTCGGCATTTCACTTTGCTGCGAGGTCGGTCACGCGGCCTACATCCCGGTAGCGCACCAGTATGCCGATGCGCCGACGCAGTTGTCGCGCGCGCTGGTATTGGAAAAACTCCGGCCTTGGCTGGAAGATGCCGGCGCCGCTAAGCTCGGTCAGAATCTCAAATACGATAGCCATATTTTTGCCAACCATGGCATCCTCTTGCGCGGTATCGCCCACGACACGCTGCTGCAATCCTATGTGTTCGAATCACATAAGGCGCATGATATGGATAGCCTGGCGCTGCGCCACCTCGGTAAGAAAACCATCAGCTTTGCCGAAGTCTGCGGCAAAGGGGCGGCACAAATTTGTTTCGACCAAGTCGAGATTGGCCGCGCCACTGAGTATGCGGCCGAAGATGCCGATATCACGCTGCAATTGCACCTGGCGATGTGGCCGGAAATCGAACCCGATCCGAAATTGCTGCGCGTATATCGCACGATAGAATTGCCGACTTCGGTGGTGTTACAAAAGATAGAACGCAATGGCGTACTGATTTCCAAAGAGCTGTTGGCGACGCAATCGAATGAGCTCGGCAAGCGTTTGCTCGAACTCGAACAACGCGCCTATGAGTTGGCGGAACAGCCTTTCAATCTGAATTCACCAAAACAATTGGGCGAAATTTTCTTTGGCAAGCTCGGTCTGCCGGTCGTGAAGAAAACCCCTTCAGGCGCGCCCTCGACCGATGAGGAAGTGCTGCAAAAGTTGGCCGAAGATTATCCGCTGCCGAAGGTGTTGTTGGAATACCGCGGGCTGGCCAAACTGAAGTCGACCTATACCGATAAATTGCCGAAGATGCTTAATCTTGCCACCGGCCGCGTGCATACCAATTACGCCCAAGCGGTGGCAGTGACCGGGCGCTTGGCTTCGAATGATCCGAATCTGCAAAATATCCCGGTGCGCAGCGCCGAAGGCCGGCGCATACGCGAAGCTTTCATCGCCGCCCCCGGCCATGTGCTGGTGTCGGCCGATTATTCACAGATAGAATTGCGCATCATGGCGCATATTTCGGGCGATGCCAGTTTGTTGGCCGCATTTGCCAATGGCGAGGATATTCATCGCGCCACGGCGGCAGAAATTTTCGGTGTGGCGCTGGCAGAAGTCAGCAGCGAGCAACGGCGCTATGCCAAGGTGATCAATTTTGGTCTGATTTACGGCATGAGCGCCTTCGGTTTGGCCGGCAACCTCGGTATAGAACGGGCCGCGGCACAAAGTTATATCGATAAGTATTTTCAACGCTACCCGGGCGTGGCGCAGTATATGGCCGATACGCGGGTCAAGGCCAAGGCGCACGGCTATGTGGAAACCGTGTTCGGACGGCGCTTGTGGCTGGCCGAAATCAATTCGGCCAATGGCCCGCGTCGTCAGGGTGCCGAACGCGCCGCCATCAATGCGCCTATGCAGGGTACGGCAGCCGATCTGATCAAGCTGGCGATGATTGCCGTGCAAGATTGGTTAGAGCGCGATGGTTTGCACAGTAAAATGATTATGCAGGTACACGATGAATTGGTGCTCGAGGTACCACAGGCGGAACTCGAACTGGTGCAACGCAAATTGCCGGAACTGATGGCAGGCGCGGCGAGCCTCGATGTGCCATTGTTGGCCGAAGTAGGGGTGGGAAATAATTGGGAAGAGGCGCACTGA